One region of Mucilaginibacter gotjawali genomic DNA includes:
- a CDS encoding RNA polymerase sigma factor, whose product MHSKEAFIRIIKENEGLIYKVARVYTNSKEDEQDLYQEVVYQLWKCFGTFRNESKISTWMYRIALNTAIGHLNKEKKKGDRVPIDEGLLNKPDIQDTTMQERSEMLFALVKQLNEIEKGIVLLYLEGKTYDEIATITGFTASNVGTRLGRIKQKLAVQIN is encoded by the coding sequence ATGCACAGTAAAGAAGCTTTTATCAGGATTATAAAAGAAAACGAGGGCCTTATTTATAAGGTGGCCAGGGTGTACACAAACAGCAAAGAGGACGAGCAGGATTTGTACCAGGAAGTAGTATATCAGTTATGGAAATGTTTCGGCACATTCAGAAATGAATCTAAAATAAGTACCTGGATGTACCGCATCGCTTTAAACACCGCCATCGGCCATTTAAATAAAGAGAAAAAGAAAGGGGACCGTGTACCCATTGATGAGGGCTTGCTAAATAAGCCCGATATACAGGACACCACCATGCAGGAGCGGAGCGAAATGCTGTTTGCCCTGGTAAAACAGCTGAACGAAATAGAAAAAGGTATTGTTCTCCTCTACCTGGAAGGAAAAACGTACGACGAAATAGCCACGATAACGGGGTTTACCGCAAGCAATGTAGGCACCCGTTTAGGCAGGATCAAACAAAAATTGGCAGTTCAAATAAATTAA
- a CDS encoding PKD domain-containing protein produces the protein MCSVTILDVTGNTGIDTIATVNGTATGCARITLFIDCGMDNHLGPFYAPVDQSGNWSVAIQTKCVCGSPITVNATCGSDPNCTATFNGPIRCNCCPVVSTNIQPGQCYDDGTRQIEISSSFTLEGSCKTVSVYWDLGDGTVTPHVSFGPFGTTTNVICPTITHTYKCGQTYNATVHVVNSSGECPPQAVPVAVACCNDCCPQLNLKYIYGNCTAQAVNLSIEYSIILSSDVSCPPIKGVLSFPGQSIAIVNSSPLNGTVALVLPPGTGYAVSLILTDPGNCGAIHKTFDVSCDCCPNATVSFNTNVSEACNADHETKHVTISAHVTPMIKQGCPSIVQAQLLVDGAAVTAGSGSGTFSLNWQGDYTCGDHTITISYPGSTCADASDIFCVSVCEKPVCKANRIAFEVFATTFLISLVLAIVNTYDSFIWFIALGAAILALISYFTWLPCPRQCNKCTLFLALWEIMLAAFVGFLMLSKSTLSWLFFVLSGSVGPVFAVIIIILILLLCALIIYLLFKYWVQRCCPTNCEKWTNFQEAFLNVSFISTGIVVGILAWAGVAGFYIIPLYAAIWALISLWVWYKKIMACGW, from the coding sequence ATGTGCTCAGTTACAATTTTAGATGTTACCGGAAATACCGGGATAGACACCATCGCTACCGTAAACGGGACCGCAACGGGGTGCGCACGTATAACGTTGTTTATTGACTGCGGTATGGACAACCACCTCGGCCCTTTTTATGCACCCGTTGATCAAAGCGGAAACTGGAGTGTTGCTATCCAGACCAAATGTGTGTGCGGCTCCCCAATCACCGTAAATGCCACATGTGGCTCAGACCCAAATTGCACGGCCACATTTAACGGGCCTATCCGGTGTAACTGCTGCCCGGTGGTGAGTACCAATATCCAGCCTGGGCAATGCTACGATGATGGCACCAGGCAAATTGAAATTAGTTCGTCGTTCACCCTCGAAGGCAGTTGTAAAACGGTAAGCGTGTATTGGGATCTGGGCGATGGCACTGTCACTCCACACGTTTCCTTCGGTCCGTTCGGCACCACTACAAACGTAATCTGCCCCACAATAACGCATACTTATAAATGCGGCCAAACGTACAATGCGACAGTGCACGTGGTGAATTCATCGGGCGAATGCCCGCCGCAGGCCGTGCCTGTAGCCGTTGCATGCTGTAATGACTGTTGCCCGCAGCTAAACTTAAAATACATCTACGGAAACTGCACCGCCCAGGCTGTAAACCTGAGTATCGAATACAGTATTATCTTATCAAGCGATGTTTCCTGTCCGCCAATTAAAGGCGTTTTATCTTTTCCGGGGCAGTCCATCGCAATCGTCAATTCATCGCCGTTAAACGGCACCGTTGCATTGGTATTACCGCCGGGTACGGGTTATGCCGTGTCGCTTATACTAACAGATCCTGGTAATTGCGGAGCTATCCATAAAACTTTTGACGTTTCGTGCGATTGTTGCCCCAATGCTACGGTTTCATTTAACACCAACGTGAGCGAGGCTTGCAATGCGGACCATGAAACCAAACATGTTACCATCAGCGCCCATGTTACCCCGATGATCAAACAGGGTTGCCCGTCAATAGTACAGGCACAGTTGTTGGTTGACGGCGCAGCGGTCACAGCGGGTTCAGGGTCGGGTACATTTAGTTTGAACTGGCAGGGCGATTACACCTGCGGCGACCATACCATAACTATTTCGTATCCGGGCAGCACCTGCGCTGATGCTTCGGACATCTTTTGCGTATCGGTTTGCGAGAAACCCGTATGTAAAGCCAACCGGATTGCCTTTGAGGTTTTTGCCACCACGTTTCTGATTTCGCTGGTGCTGGCTATCGTCAACACTTATGATTCTTTTATCTGGTTTATTGCTTTGGGGGCCGCCATATTGGCCTTGATTTCTTATTTTACCTGGCTGCCCTGCCCTCGGCAATGCAACAAATGCACGCTATTTTTAGCCCTTTGGGAAATTATGCTGGCAGCATTCGTCGGTTTTTTAATGTTATCAAAATCCACCTTGAGCTGGCTGTTCTTTGTGTTGTCAGGGTCGGTCGGGCCGGTATTTGCCGTTATCATCATTATCCTTATACTGCTGTTATGTGCACTGATTATTTACCTTTTATTTAAATACTGGGTTCAGCGGTGCTGCCCCACAAATTGCGAAAAGTGGACTAATTTCCAGGAGGCGTTTTTGAATGTATCTTTCATAAGCACAGGTATAGTTGTTGGCATACTTGCATGGGCCGGCGTGGCTGGTTTTTACATCATCCCGCTGTATGCCGCCATTTGGGCGTTGATTTCGCTGTGGGTATGGTATAAAAAAATAATGGCCTGCGGCTGGTAA
- a CDS encoding helix-turn-helix transcriptional regulator, translated as MDVQKIELIIEKGENGIWGRVNYNDNLIVEEADNLDTLQLNLKGLLKDFEGLEPESVVFDIRYDVYALFRQFDFLNISKVAKHAGIHPGLLRQYASGVKHPSLNQAKKIEETLHRLADEMQKASVYVS; from the coding sequence ATGGACGTGCAAAAGATTGAACTCATCATCGAAAAAGGTGAAAACGGAATTTGGGGAAGGGTAAATTATAATGATAACCTGATTGTGGAAGAAGCCGATAACCTGGATACCCTGCAACTGAATTTAAAAGGGCTGTTAAAAGATTTCGAGGGGCTTGAACCCGAAAGCGTAGTGTTCGACATCAGGTATGATGTTTATGCGCTTTTCCGCCAATTCGATTTTTTAAATATCAGCAAGGTGGCAAAACATGCGGGCATCCACCCCGGATTACTGCGCCAATATGCTTCCGGCGTAAAACACCCCTCATTAAACCAGGCAAAAAAGATTGAAGAAACGCTGCACAGGTTGGCTGATGAAATGCAAAAAGCTTCGGTTTATGTATCTTGA
- a CDS encoding ROK family protein translates to METTPDQLKILSLDIGGSHIKGTILNAKGELQKAYEKVPTPVPASPENVIAAIKKLVIDFPGFDRISVGFPGYVKEGVIKTAPNLSNELWKDFDLAKKLEEELGHPTKVVNDADMQGLGVVRGKGLELVITLGTGFGTALLYNGNLLPHLEFSHQPVGKVKSYDKYIGEVAIEKEGYKKWNRRMQKVFEVLKTVFNYDYLYIGGGNSDKLTFKLDKNMKIVSNADGIKGGTRLWVNDLIPESTEKAVKAKLK, encoded by the coding sequence ATGGAAACCACTCCCGATCAGTTAAAAATTCTTTCCTTGGACATTGGAGGCTCTCACATCAAGGGTACTATCTTAAACGCAAAAGGCGAGCTGCAAAAAGCTTATGAAAAGGTACCCACCCCCGTGCCGGCCAGCCCTGAAAACGTGATCGCAGCGATCAAAAAGCTGGTTATTGATTTCCCCGGATTTGACAGGATCTCAGTAGGCTTCCCCGGTTATGTAAAAGAAGGCGTAATAAAAACCGCACCCAATTTAAGTAATGAATTGTGGAAGGATTTTGACCTGGCCAAAAAACTTGAAGAGGAATTGGGGCACCCCACAAAAGTAGTAAATGATGCAGATATGCAGGGCCTTGGCGTAGTAAGGGGTAAAGGGCTCGAATTGGTGATTACCCTTGGCACCGGTTTCGGCACAGCATTATTATATAATGGCAACCTGCTGCCTCACCTTGAATTTTCGCACCAGCCTGTAGGCAAGGTAAAATCTTATGATAAATATATCGGCGAGGTGGCCATCGAAAAGGAAGGCTATAAAAAATGGAACCGCCGCATGCAAAAGGTCTTCGAGGTTTTAAAAACAGTATTTAATTACGATTATTTATATATCGGTGGCGGTAATTCAGATAAGTTAACGTTTAAGCTGGATAAGAATATGAAAATAGTATCCAACGCCGACGGGATAAAGGGTGGCACCAGGTTATGGGTAAATGACCTGATTCCCGAATCAACAGAGAAAGCAGTTAAAGCAAAACTAAAATAA
- a CDS encoding DUF3624 family protein — translation MACCGQLTNQPFKRKLGKCKTCIFLSFSGTVVSIALLCALLFFPKTPVMVIVFIAILALAFTALSVLHIVFYFKGK, via the coding sequence ATGGCTTGCTGCGGTCAACTAACAAATCAACCATTTAAAAGGAAACTTGGAAAATGCAAAACCTGCATTTTTCTTTCCTTCAGTGGGACTGTCGTCAGTATAGCTTTGCTGTGCGCGTTATTGTTTTTTCCAAAAACGCCGGTGATGGTTATTGTTTTCATAGCGATTTTGGCTTTGGCATTTACAGCGCTTTCGGTGTTGCATATTGTTTTTTATTTTAAGGGGAAGTGA
- a CDS encoding IS110 family RNA-guided transposase — protein sequence MEFTYFVGTDVSKNELDFAVMQGKRLLFHKEIANNPQDIIAFLKELSKLPEFALNTAVFCMEHTGIYNNHLLYCLHKKKANICLEAATQIKNSLGNIRGKNDKIDAIRIAEYAYKNRDELRLWTPKREVVQQLAHLATTRARLIDAKKMLQTPLKETGAFVNKRIAKQNESVCAKTLNAIEADLKKADQLMDKIIRSDEELTRLFTIVTSVTGVGKVTGVQVVVTTNEFKDISDPKQFACHSGVAPFTDDSGKVTKKARVSHMANKKIKTLLHLAAMVAIQCDPEIKLYYQRMVNIEKKNKMSVINAVRNKLILRIFACVKQNRLYENNYQRLVA from the coding sequence ATGGAATTTACCTATTTCGTTGGTACGGATGTATCAAAAAATGAACTGGACTTTGCCGTTATGCAAGGTAAGAGACTTTTATTTCACAAGGAGATCGCCAATAATCCACAAGACATTATTGCGTTCCTTAAAGAGTTATCCAAACTACCGGAATTTGCTTTAAACACCGCTGTTTTCTGCATGGAACATACCGGGATCTACAACAATCATTTACTATACTGTTTGCATAAAAAGAAAGCCAATATTTGTTTGGAGGCAGCTACCCAGATCAAGAATTCGCTGGGTAATATCCGAGGGAAGAATGATAAGATAGATGCTATTCGTATTGCTGAATATGCTTACAAAAACCGCGATGAATTGCGTTTATGGACCCCTAAACGGGAAGTTGTCCAGCAATTGGCCCATCTTGCTACCACGCGCGCACGCTTGATAGATGCAAAAAAAATGCTGCAAACACCGCTTAAAGAAACCGGGGCCTTCGTAAATAAGCGCATAGCCAAACAAAACGAATCGGTATGTGCAAAAACTTTAAATGCCATTGAAGCCGATCTTAAAAAGGCCGATCAACTTATGGATAAAATCATACGCTCGGACGAGGAACTAACACGCTTATTTACCATAGTAACGTCTGTGACTGGCGTCGGCAAGGTAACTGGTGTCCAGGTTGTGGTAACCACTAACGAATTTAAAGACATTAGCGACCCTAAGCAATTTGCCTGTCATTCAGGCGTGGCTCCTTTTACAGATGATTCCGGCAAGGTGACAAAGAAAGCCAGGGTATCCCATATGGCCAACAAAAAAATAAAAACGCTTTTACATTTGGCAGCAATGGTGGCTATACAATGTGACCCGGAAATAAAACTATACTACCAACGCATGGTAAACATCGAAAAAAAGAATAAAATGAGCGTTATAAATGCTGTCAGAAACAAGCTTATTCTACGCATCTTCGCTTGTGTAAAGCAAAATAGGTTATATGAAAATAATTATCAAAGATTAGTTGCATAG
- a CDS encoding lmo0937 family membrane protein — protein MRSILYIIAVILIIGWAIGTFAYAAGGLIHILLVIAVIAIILGLIRRDSTVI, from the coding sequence ATGAGATCAATTTTGTACATAATAGCAGTTATCCTCATCATTGGATGGGCTATCGGCACATTTGCTTACGCGGCAGGCGGCCTGATTCATATTTTATTGGTAATAGCGGTTATCGCTATTATACTTGGCCTGATCAGGCGGGATTCTACAGTTATCTAA
- a CDS encoding VIT1/CCC1 transporter family protein: MELEKHYSNRSGWLRAAVLGANDGILSTTSIAIGVAAASHTRGPVVLAALAGLVAGAMSMAAGEYVSVSSQSDIENADLVREKKELDTMPEIELKELAKIYKKRGLDSELALQVAEQLTKHNALEAHAKDELGINEFSQPKPLQAALASGASFISGGILPFFVSLLAPVHLMEIFLYGFATVFLALSGAVAAKAGGSAIVKSMIRICFWGTIAMGITALVGYLFGVKTG; encoded by the coding sequence ATGGAATTAGAAAAACATTATTCAAACAGGAGCGGCTGGCTGCGGGCGGCTGTTTTGGGCGCCAATGACGGCATCCTTTCAACCACCAGTATAGCTATTGGCGTAGCGGCGGCCAGCCATACCCGGGGCCCGGTAGTCCTGGCGGCACTTGCGGGCCTGGTTGCAGGCGCAATGTCAATGGCGGCAGGTGAATATGTGTCGGTGAGTTCGCAATCGGATATTGAGAATGCAGATTTAGTTCGGGAAAAGAAAGAACTGGACACCATGCCCGAGATCGAACTGAAAGAACTGGCAAAAATTTATAAAAAACGGGGGTTAGACAGTGAGCTGGCCCTGCAGGTGGCGGAACAGCTGACCAAACACAACGCCCTGGAAGCCCACGCCAAAGACGAATTGGGCATTAACGAATTTTCGCAGCCGAAACCGCTGCAGGCGGCCCTGGCCTCGGGGGCATCTTTTATATCAGGCGGCATTTTACCCTTTTTTGTATCCCTGTTAGCGCCGGTACACCTGATGGAAATATTTTTATATGGTTTTGCCACCGTATTCCTGGCCCTGTCGGGCGCTGTTGCAGCAAAAGCAGGCGGCTCGGCCATAGTCAAAAGCATGATCCGGATCTGCTTTTGGGGGACGATAGCGATGGGGATCACGGCGCTGGTGGGTTATTTGTTTGGGGTGAAGACGGGGTAA
- a CDS encoding type II toxin-antitoxin system HicA family toxin, producing the protein MKVKELLKLLKDDGWLEKDQKGSHLQLVNPNKPGKVTVPVHKGDIPKGTLQAILKQAGLK; encoded by the coding sequence ATGAAGGTTAAGGAATTACTTAAATTGCTAAAAGACGACGGCTGGCTGGAAAAAGACCAGAAAGGCAGTCACCTGCAATTGGTAAATCCTAACAAACCGGGGAAAGTGACAGTTCCGGTTCATAAAGGAGATATTCCAAAAGGAACATTACAAGCGATTTTAAAACAGGCGGGGTTAAAATAA
- a CDS encoding DEAD/DEAH box helicase yields the protein MTFQEFNFNEHLLEGILSMGFNTPTPIQEMAIPIILAGNDIIACAQTGTGKTGAYLLPVLEHISKTQKHHSYCLILAPTRELAQQIDQQVEGLAYFTGISSIAVFGGGDGIAYEQQRRGIQNNVNIIIATPGRLIAHLTSGVLKLNHLTHLVLDEADRMLDMGFYDDIMKIVSYLPKTRQTLLFSATMPGRIRTLAKSILNNPQQINIALSQPAVGIDQQVYRVHDAQKTPLLQMLLKNGSYTSILIFCSRKEIVKSLARELKSARLNVSAFHSDLEQKEREEILLNFKNRQLPIIIGTDALSRGIDVEGIDLVINYDVPGDPEDYIHRIGRTARAETTGTAITFVNHRDERKLKSIEQLIEKPIRLMEVPDELKSIEMAKHAPQSANKRPQQRKWGNKSRPKGRPNSPA from the coding sequence GTGACATTCCAGGAATTCAATTTTAACGAGCATTTATTAGAAGGCATTTTGAGTATGGGTTTCAATACCCCTACCCCAATACAGGAAATGGCCATCCCCATTATATTAGCGGGAAACGATATTATTGCCTGCGCGCAAACGGGTACCGGCAAAACCGGGGCATACCTGTTGCCTGTGCTGGAGCATATCAGCAAAACCCAAAAACACCATAGCTATTGCCTTATTCTTGCGCCAACGCGCGAGCTTGCCCAGCAGATAGACCAGCAGGTGGAGGGCCTCGCCTATTTTACAGGCATCAGCTCCATCGCGGTTTTTGGCGGCGGCGACGGCATTGCCTACGAGCAGCAGCGGCGCGGGATCCAGAACAATGTAAACATCATCATCGCCACACCGGGCAGGCTGATAGCGCACCTTACATCGGGCGTATTAAAGCTGAACCATTTAACCCACCTGGTGCTGGACGAAGCTGACCGTATGCTGGACATGGGCTTTTACGACGACATTATGAAGATAGTGAGCTACCTGCCCAAAACCAGGCAAACGCTGCTATTCTCGGCCACCATGCCGGGGAGGATCCGCACGCTGGCCAAATCAATATTAAACAACCCGCAGCAGATCAATATCGCGCTTTCGCAACCGGCCGTGGGTATCGACCAACAAGTGTACCGGGTGCACGACGCGCAGAAAACACCTTTACTGCAAATGCTGCTGAAAAACGGCAGCTATACCAGTATATTGATCTTCTGCTCGCGCAAGGAAATTGTGAAGTCGCTGGCGAGGGAACTGAAATCTGCCAGGCTTAATGTGTCAGCCTTTCACTCGGACCTGGAGCAAAAGGAACGCGAGGAGATTTTACTGAACTTTAAAAACAGGCAATTGCCCATTATTATTGGTACAGACGCACTTTCGCGGGGTATTGATGTGGAGGGGATTGACCTGGTGATCAATTACGACGTACCGGGCGACCCGGAAGATTATATCCACCGCATTGGTCGCACCGCCCGTGCCGAAACTACCGGCACTGCCATCACTTTTGTAAACCACCGCGACGAGCGCAAGCTGAAAAGCATTGAACAACTGATAGAGAAGCCGATCCGCCTGATGGAAGTACCCGATGAGCTGAAAAGTATCGAAATGGCTAAGCATGCGCCGCAATCAGCCAATAAAAGGCCACAGCAACGCAAATGGGGCAATAAAAGCAGGCCAAAAGGGAGACCCAACAGCCCGGCATAA
- a CDS encoding DUF2130 domain-containing protein has translation MATEVKCPNCGFGFPIEEVMAEEYKKELQVKMRDYTRQKEEEYRKKETEFVNKERQQQLAFEQRLNDEKKQLQAIIEQSLRKSIGSDYENKLALLQNEKNETDEKLKASRQKELEFMQKENALKQREEELELSVQRKLQEQRSELSEQIRKQEAERFNLKDTEYQLKQKELEKQLEDQKKLVDEMKRKAEQGSMQLQGEVQELILEELLRESFPFDLIGEVGKGVRGADCIQTVRNKFGLECGRIIYESKRTKDFGGDWIDKLKKDMRAIGVDVAVIVSQCYPKGMDCFGEKDGVWICSFEEVKAVAYILRDGIIKLANLAKAQDNKGDKMHLLYDYLISNEFSEQWKAIREGYMSMRISIQKERDAMEKMWKAREKQLEKVLLNAAHIKGSIEGIAGSDMIHLELGDEDDALLLE, from the coding sequence ATGGCAACAGAAGTTAAGTGTCCTAATTGTGGTTTTGGATTTCCGATTGAGGAAGTGATGGCCGAAGAATATAAAAAAGAACTGCAGGTAAAAATGCGCGACTATACCCGCCAAAAGGAAGAAGAATACCGCAAAAAGGAAACCGAATTTGTCAATAAAGAGCGGCAGCAGCAGCTTGCTTTTGAGCAGCGCCTCAACGACGAAAAAAAGCAACTACAGGCCATTATTGAGCAATCCCTGCGCAAAAGCATCGGGTCCGACTATGAAAATAAGCTGGCCCTGCTGCAGAACGAGAAAAACGAAACCGACGAAAAGCTCAAAGCCTCCCGCCAGAAGGAACTGGAGTTTATGCAAAAGGAAAACGCCCTTAAACAGCGCGAAGAAGAACTCGAACTTTCTGTACAGCGCAAATTGCAGGAGCAGCGCAGCGAACTCTCCGAACAGATCCGCAAGCAGGAAGCCGAGCGCTTTAACCTGAAGGATACTGAATACCAGCTCAAACAAAAAGAGCTCGAAAAGCAACTGGAAGACCAGAAAAAGCTGGTGGACGAAATGAAACGCAAAGCCGAACAAGGCTCCATGCAGCTGCAGGGCGAAGTGCAGGAGCTGATCCTGGAAGAATTGCTGCGCGAGAGTTTTCCATTCGACCTCATTGGCGAGGTGGGCAAGGGCGTGCGCGGGGCCGATTGTATCCAAACGGTGCGCAATAAATTCGGGCTGGAGTGCGGGCGCATTATTTATGAAAGCAAACGCACCAAGGACTTCGGCGGGGACTGGATAGACAAACTAAAAAAAGACATGCGCGCCATCGGCGTGGACGTCGCCGTTATCGTGTCGCAATGCTACCCCAAGGGAATGGATTGCTTTGGCGAAAAGGATGGCGTGTGGATCTGCTCCTTCGAGGAGGTGAAGGCAGTGGCCTATATCCTGCGGGATGGCATTATCAAGCTGGCCAACCTGGCTAAGGCGCAGGACAACAAAGGCGATAAAATGCACCTGCTGTACGATTACCTCATCAGCAACGAGTTCAGCGAGCAGTGGAAAGCCATCCGCGAGGGCTATATGAGCATGCGTATCTCCATCCAGAAAGAGCGCGACGCCATGGAGAAAATGTGGAAGGCCCGCGAAAAGCAGCTGGAAAAGGTGCTCCTTAACGCCGCCCATATCAAAGGCTCCATCGAAGGCATCGCCGGTAGTGACATGATCCATTTGGAACTGGGGGATGAGGATGATGCCCTGCTGTTGGAGTAG
- a CDS encoding alpha-L-rhamnosidase-related protein, translating into MRTYLTAFFLACFLLFAKQGSAQIANDKTVLSKPWNAYWIGPANDPGREYGVYYFRKSIDLPAKPASFIVKVSGDNRYKLYVNGTLVSVGPARGDTYYWNYETIDLAPYLTAGKNSVTAIVWNEAEVRPEAQISLRTAFILQGNSTAEEIINTGSSWKCLQNKAYTPITGIGYPTYYVAGPGELVDMNKTIKNWMGTDYDDSAWPTAGVMEHGKPKGLADAFGWMLVPSVIPQMERTLQRILVLRKADGITVPSTFPATKTAITIPANTTATLLLDQTYLTSAYVTLNFSNGKGAAMSLMYNESLFDNLAKYGSRKGNRNDVEGKDFAGRRDSVISDGTAGQSFNTLYWRTYRYIRLRIQTKDDPLVIDDIYGTFTGYPFQQNAKLQTGNPEMQKILDIGWRTARLDAMETYMDCPYYEQLQYIGDTRIQGMVSYYNSGDDRLMRNAINLMDHSRIAEGLTLSRHPSYSPQIISTFSLWYIGVLHDYWMYRPDSNFVKDKLQGERSVLDFFSKYQQPDGSLKGTPYWTFVDWAEGKNWDGGKPPIGTKGGSSILDLQLLLAYQMAADMESKIGMPAYAKRYHEKAAQLKQTIQNNYWDAAKNLYADTEDKDLFSQHANSLAILAGLVKPQEEMALSKKILTDTSLTPCTIYFKYYMHQALVKGGLGNDYLNWLDIWRKNIANGLSTWAEISDLPNARSDCHAWGASPNIEFYRTILGIDSYAPGFSKVKIEPHLGDLKNVSGEIPHPNGKVAVSYIQDGALWKISINLPQKTSGVLIWKGKTYPLKAGENLLKI; encoded by the coding sequence ATGAGGACTTATTTAACTGCCTTTTTTTTAGCCTGCTTTTTGCTGTTTGCAAAACAGGGATCCGCCCAGATAGCCAATGATAAAACCGTTTTAAGCAAACCCTGGAATGCTTACTGGATAGGCCCGGCAAATGATCCCGGCAGGGAATATGGCGTTTATTATTTTCGCAAAAGCATTGATCTGCCTGCGAAACCCGCCAGCTTTATCGTAAAAGTATCGGGCGATAACCGTTATAAACTATATGTGAACGGAACACTGGTATCGGTTGGCCCGGCACGGGGGGATACCTATTACTGGAACTATGAGACCATCGACCTGGCGCCTTATTTAACAGCAGGGAAAAACAGCGTCACGGCGATTGTTTGGAATGAGGCTGAAGTGCGGCCCGAGGCTCAGATCTCGTTGCGTACTGCTTTTATCCTGCAGGGAAACTCCACTGCCGAAGAAATTATAAACACCGGCAGCTCATGGAAATGTTTGCAAAATAAGGCTTATACCCCCATCACCGGCATTGGTTACCCAACCTATTACGTTGCCGGACCCGGCGAGCTGGTGGACATGAACAAAACCATTAAAAACTGGATGGGCACTGATTATGATGACTCCGCCTGGCCCACTGCCGGTGTAATGGAACATGGTAAACCCAAAGGCCTTGCCGATGCATTTGGCTGGATGCTGGTGCCTTCGGTGATCCCGCAAATGGAGCGCACTTTGCAGCGGATACTGGTTTTACGCAAGGCAGACGGGATCACGGTGCCGTCAACGTTCCCTGCTACTAAAACAGCCATAACTATCCCGGCCAATACAACGGCTACTTTACTACTCGATCAAACTTACCTCACCAGCGCCTATGTTACTTTAAATTTCAGCAATGGTAAGGGCGCGGCCATGTCGCTGATGTATAACGAGTCACTATTTGATAACCTGGCCAAATATGGTTCGCGCAAGGGCAACCGCAATGATGTGGAAGGCAAAGATTTTGCGGGGAGGCGCGATAGCGTGATTTCGGACGGAACCGCCGGTCAATCCTTCAATACGCTTTACTGGCGCACCTACCGGTATATCCGCCTCAGGATCCAAACCAAGGACGACCCGCTGGTGATCGATGATATTTACGGCACTTTTACAGGGTACCCGTTCCAACAGAACGCCAAACTGCAAACCGGCAACCCTGAAATGCAAAAGATCCTGGACATCGGCTGGCGCACTGCCCGGCTGGATGCTATGGAAACTTATATGGACTGTCCTTATTATGAGCAGTTGCAATATATCGGCGATACCCGCATCCAGGGCATGGTATCCTACTATAACAGCGGCGATGACCGGCTGATGCGCAACGCCATCAACCTGATGGACCATTCGCGGATCGCCGAGGGGTTGACGCTGAGCCGGCATCCGTCATACAGCCCGCAAATCATTTCGACCTTTTCACTCTGGTATATCGGCGTACTCCATGATTACTGGATGTACCGGCCCGACAGTAATTTTGTAAAGGACAAACTGCAGGGCGAACGGTCGGTGCTTGATTTTTTCAGCAAATACCAACAGCCCGATGGTTCGCTAAAAGGCACCCCTTACTGGACCTTTGTAGATTGGGCCGAGGGTAAAAACTGGGATGGCGGCAAGCCTCCGATAGGCACAAAAGGCGGTTCTTCAATACTTGATCTGCAATTATTGCTGGCCTACCAAATGGCCGCCGATATGGAAAGCAAAATAGGTATGCCGGCTTATGCAAAACGTTATCATGAAAAAGCAGCTCAACTAAAACAAACTATTCAAAACAACTATTGGGACGCGGCTAAAAACCTTTATGCTGATACCGAAGACAAAGATTTGTTTTCGCAACATGCTAACTCTTTGGCTATTCTGGCCGGGTTGGTGAAACCGCAGGAGGAAATGGCCCTGAGCAAAAAGATCTTAACCGATACCTCCTTAACCCCATGCACCATCTACTTTAAATATTACATGCACCAGGCCCTGGTGAAAGGTGGTTTAGGAAATGATTATTTGAACTGGCTGGACATCTGGCGCAAAAACATCGCCAATGGCTTAAGCACCTGGGCCGAGATTTCCGACCTGCCCAATGCCCGCTCCGACTGCCACGCCTGGGGCGCCAGCCCGAACATTGAATTTTACCGGACGATATTGGGGATCGATAGCTATGCCCCCGGCTTTAGTAAGGTAAAGATTGAACCGCATTTGGGGGATTTGAAAAATGTGTCTGGTGAGATCCCGCATCCAAACGGAAAAGTTGCCGTAAGCTACATACAGGATGGTGCGTTATGGAAGATCAGTATCAACCTGCCACAAAAAACATCGGGTGTTTTAATCTGGAAAGGAAAAACTTATCCTTTAAAGGCGGGAGAGAACTTGCTTAAGATTTAA